GTCCCTCATAGAATCCAGAAACTGTCATCGATCCTCTCCTGTTTGTTAATTTCAGCGATCAAAAGGACCATTAGGATCAAGCTGCTTACAGATTCCAAGATATGTAAGATAAAGAACGCGACCCTTAGCCCCAGTTCCATGATTCTTGCTGTGCTTGCAGAAATAGTTCAACTGCTCAAGAGTACAGCAACCCAGCGTCTGACCCAGTAGCAAGAACAGCCAATTAATCGATTTCTTCTTCTCAGAAATGAGCGGCTTTACACTATTTTCTTGCTTGCAATATTTGCAAGTAGGCAAGATCGGAGTTATCCACACACTCGGAGCCCTATGATGCATGGAACTCTTGTTTTCAGCAATAAATGTCCTGACTTCAACAAACTTCTCTCTCAGATTAAACCCCAATTCATACTGCTCCTCACATCTTTTGCATTGGACGGCACCAGTAATGGTTTCAATCTTTTTCGACAGCAAGAAATCGAGACTATGCACGGTGGCTCGATTATTAGTAGCCCAAGGGAAAGGCGGAGGAATATTTTCGCTCTTGCCATGGCGTGGGGTCTGGCTAGGGTTACGCCGAGCACGTGTAGGGAGAGAGAGACCACCGGTGTAAGCCTTTTGGCGCTGCAAAGAAAGGGCAATAGAAGCAGCAGCATAACAAGCCTCGTGAGGAGGCGTCATGTGAGGTGTAATAGTTGCAGCGAAAATGGGATGCCAGCGAAAATGGGTTGGAGTATCGGAAATGGTCGCCGCAGGGGTTTGGATTTCTTGATTTGGAGGTAACAGTTGAGGTGATGGAGAAGAAGACAATAGCGGGTCAGGAGAGGCTCTTCTGGGTATCAAAGAAAGATCAAGATCAAAGTCATTGCTTAGTTTATAAATCTGATTAAACTCATCAGAATCAGGCTCGTTGCTGCTACTGTTATTGCTGTTCTTTCTTTCTTGGTCACTGGATTCCATGTCTTCTTGTTTGTTCATGGCAGGAGACAGTTAGGGTTTTAGAGGAAGAGGCTAAAGAATAAGGGTAGTATAAAGAGAAAGGTTTGAAAGGGGAAACAAAACGCAGATTACATAAGACAAACTTTTAGATTGGTATATCCAGAAATTGAATTTATAGGAATTTGGATTGGATTAGGGTTCTTCCAAAATTTCAAAGCACTTTTAAATTCgaaattaattttcaattactTCAtgtactttttaattaattaaaatataattgttGTATTTTCAAATAATCaaataaattaactgaaattttttatattttaattaaaataaaaatataagaaacattatttttatattttcaaataatttattaaatctaaaaaattaaaattacttatatatatatttttgataACGAACGATATTTTATTAAACCAAAGAATGGCAAGATACATCATTACTGAAGCAAAGACACGTCAAGGGCAAGAACAGCAGAAATAGCAGTAGGAATATCTTCAATCCAAACATATTATTGCTCTGCAGAAGAGAAATCATCCAACTTGGCTAAAGCATGGGCAACAGAATTGCCATATCTTTTAGTGAATGACCAAGAACAACGATTTAGCAGGTAAGACTATTCAAAGCAATCTTAGAGGACATACTCAAGAGGACTATGAGGAGTCTCCTTAGCTTGTAATAGCCCAATAAGATGCTGACAATCCGATTTTGCAATTATGTGAGGAAAACTCAACTCCACCGCCAATCTTAGGCCAAAAGCCATGGCCAAAGCCTCAAAGATAACTGATGTCCATGAGCCAAAAATGCATTTGATGGCAGAAGCTAAAACATTACCAAATTCATCTCTAAAAGCAACCCCTAGTTGAACCAGACCTGAAGAAGACATTCCAGCATTCACATTCAATTTGAAGAAACCTGGAGGAGGAGGGCACCATCTGTCAACTAGAAACCTTTGGGATAGAAGAGAAGTAGCTGTGCAATGGGTAGCAGTTTGGTAAAATTCAGCTACAAGAACATTAGCATGAGAAATAATATCATGAGGAGACCATTGAAGATTATCAAAAAACAACTTATTTCTAAATCTCCAAATGCAGTAACACAAACATGCAATGCGAAGCAACAAATGAGTGTCAGATTTGGCCAAAATACCCAACCACCAGAGCTTGAAGGAGTGTCCATCAACATCATACACCCAATGCAGACCAGCATGTTGCCAGATAGGTTTAACCTGAGAGCAATCCCGATAGAGGTGAATAATTGTTTCTTCCTGGGTGTAGAGAAGACAATTTGGAACAATAAATGGTAAGCGACCACTTAATAAGCTTCGCGAAGGCAAAATATTTAGTGCTGCACACCAAACAAAGTTGATAACCTTTGGCGGACCAGGTATTTTCCAAATGGAATTCCATATGTGGTTAGCAGTGCAAGAAAAAGATGCAGTAAGAGATAGATGATCAGAGTGGAGCTGAAGGGCAATGCGGTATTCACTACGAATACAGTAGAGTCTAGATTTCTCAAAATGCCAAAGCAGAAAATCTGGTCAATTGAAAGAAC
The Hevea brasiliensis isolate MT/VB/25A 57/8 chromosome 15, ASM3005281v1, whole genome shotgun sequence genome window above contains:
- the LOC110658673 gene encoding uncharacterized protein LOC110658673, translating into MNKQEDMESSDQERKNSNNSSSNEPDSDEFNQIYKLSNDFDLDLSLIPRRASPDPLLSSSPSPQLLPPNQEIQTPAATISDTPTHFRWHPIFAATITPHMTPPHEACYAAASIALSLQRQKAYTGGLSLPTRARRNPSQTPRHGKSENIPPPFPWATNNRATVHSLDFLLSKKIETITGAVQCKRCEEQYELGFNLREKFVEVRTFIAENKSSMHHRAPSVWITPILPTCKYCKQENSVKPLISEKKKSINWLFLLLGQTLGCCTLEQLNYFCKHSKNHGTGAKGRVLYLTYLGICKQLDPNGPFDR